Genomic DNA from Candidatus Sphingomonas phytovorans:
GCGGCGCGGAAGTCGCATTTGCGCAGGTCGGCCTGCGCGAAATCGATCTTCTTCAGGGTCTGCTTGTGGAAGGAATATCCCGGCAGCTTCGCATGGATCAGCAGGGTTTCGTCGAAACGGACACCAAGGGCCCTGGCATCGGTCAGGTCGGCACCCGTCAGCTTGCACCGTTCGAATGTCGCCGTGGTGAGGGTCGATCGACGCAGGACGCAATTGTTGAAGTCGCTGGCGACGAAGGTCGCGTCGCCGAGATCGGCACCGATGAACGTGGCGAAGGCGCCGCGGCAGGACCGCCAGGCGGTGCGCTCCAGTTTCGAGCCCGCGAAATCGGCCCGGCGCAGAGTGCATCGCTCGAACGTCCAGCCTGACAGGTTCAGCCCGGCAAGGTCGGCTTCCTCCAGGTCGCAGTCGATCAGGCTGGCGGGCGACGATGACGGAATCAGGTCCTCGACATCGGCGCGTCTCATCACCCGTTCGCGAACGGTGCGGTCGAAAAACAGGTCATCCATCGGAGGACTGGTAGCCCGGTCAGGCAGCGTAATCCACGTCCGCGGCTGGTGGCGGCACTATTGGCCGCGCTTCCAGGTCAGCAACCGCCAAAGATAGACCAGGACGATTCCGGCCATGATCGTCACTGTCGCGGGGCCGACGAAGCGGTCGAGCTCATGGAAATTGGCGCCGAGATAATAGCCGCCCCAGGTCAGGAAGGCATTCCAGATCGCGCTTCCCGCGGCCGTCCACAGCAGGAAGCGCCAGCGCGGCATGCACGTCATGCCGGCGGGCAGCGAGACCATGGTGCGGAAGGTCGGCATGAAGCGGAACACGAAGACGATCCAGTCGCCATGCCGCTTGAAGAAGGCGTGGAGCCGCTCGACATCGTGCCAGTCGACCGTCAGCCAGCGGCCATAGCGCTCGACCCAGGGCCTCAGCCCGAGATAGCCGAAGCGCCGGCCGATCGCGTACCAGAAATAGTTGCCCAGAACGGTGCCGGCGGTGCCCGCCACCAGCAGCGGCAGGATATCCATCTGCCCGCGCGCGACCGCCATGCCGCCCAGCCCCATGATCACCTCGGACGGGATCGGCGGGAAGACATTCTCAAGCACCATCAGCAGGAAGATGCCGAAATAACCGCCCCAGGCGGTCAGGTTGATGATGAACTCGGTCAAGGATCCCCTTCTCGTCTACCGGAGGGGAGCCCTACGCACGCCCGACCTTCGCCTCGATCGCCTCCCAGATCAGCCCCGCCACGTCGGTCCCGTCGAACCGCTCGATCGCGACGATCCCGGTGGGCGAGGTGACGTTGATCTCGGTCAGCCACTTGCCGCCGATCACGTCGATGCCGACGAACAGCAGCCCGCGCTTCTTCAGTTCCGGCCCGAGTACCGCGCAGATCTCCTGCTCCTCGGGCGTCAGCACGGTCTTCTCGGCCGATCCGCCGACCGCGAGGTTTGACCTGATCTCGCCCGCCCCCGGCACGCGGTTGATCGCCCCCGCGACTTCACCGTCGACCAGCACGATTCGCTTGTCGCCCTTGGCCACGTCGGGAAGGAATGCCTGGATCATGTGCGGCTCGCGATACGCGGTGTTGAACACCTCGATCAGCGCGGAAAGGTTCGCGCCGTCGCTGCCGACCTTGAAGATCGCCTTGCCGCCATTGCCGTGCAGCGGCTTGACCACGATCTCGCCATGCGTCGCAAGAAAGGCGCGGGCTTCGTCGAGCGACCGCGTGACCAGCGTCGGCGGCATGAAGCGCGCATAATCCAGCACGAAGACCTTTTCCGGCGCGTTACGGACATTGGCCGGGTCGTTCACCACCAATGTCTCGTGCGCGATCCGCTCGAGCAGATGGGTCGCGGTGATATAGCCCAGGTCGAAGGGCGGGTCCTGCCGCATCAGCACGACATCGGCCTGCTTGCCGAGATCGAGGCTGACCGACTCGCCGAACGTGAAATGGTCGCCCGCGACGCGCCGCACCGTCACCGGATGCGCCCTGGTCCAGACCCGTCCGTCCGAATAGTTCAGGTCCTCGGCGGTGTAATGGAACAGGCTGTGACCGCGCGCCTGCGCCGACAGCATCAGCGCAAAGGTCGAATCGCCCGCGATGTTGATTGAATCGAGCGGGTCCATCTGGACGGCGACGGTGAGCATCGATGGACCTCTTCTTCGTTCCCTGGAGGCGGCGATGTAGGGTGGCGTCGCGCGGAAGTCACCCGATCCACGCATTCTCGATGTGACGCGGCCGTGTGCCGGGGGCGAGCAGGATCACATCCACGCGGATATCGTCGCCCGGTCCGGCATAGCGCGCCATCAGATATTCCGCCGCCGCCGCGACGCGCGACAGGCGGCGCTCGTCGATCGCGAAATCCAGGTCGGCGGAGGTCTTGCGCATCTTCACCTCGACGAACGCGATGAGGTTGCCGCGCCGGGCAACCAGATCGACCTCGCCCGCGGGCGTGCGCACGCGCCGGTCGAGGATTCGCCAGCCCTTGAGCCGGAGCCACCAGCCGGCCAGCCTTTCGCCCCGACGGCCCGAGGCTTCGGCGACACGGCGGTCTCTAAAGCCCCTCGCCTTAAGGGGAGGGGTTGGGGTGGGGGATTCCGGTTTCGTCACAGGGTGGCGCCTGATCGTAGTACCGAACGGGGCATCGAGCCCCGTCCGCCGCTGCCCCGCCCCCTACCTCTCCCCTGAAGGGGAGGGGCTGAAGAAAGAGAGGCCATCACCCCTTCATCTCCAGCGCCCGGGCATAAAGCTCCTTGCGATCCACCCCGAGCTTCTTCGCCACCTCGCTCACCGCCTTCGCCATCGGCAGCCGCGTCAG
This window encodes:
- a CDS encoding DedA family protein: MTEFIINLTAWGGYFGIFLLMVLENVFPPIPSEVIMGLGGMAVARGQMDILPLLVAGTAGTVLGNYFWYAIGRRFGYLGLRPWVERYGRWLTVDWHDVERLHAFFKRHGDWIVFVFRFMPTFRTMVSLPAGMTCMPRWRFLLWTAAGSAIWNAFLTWGGYYLGANFHELDRFVGPATVTIMAGIVLVYLWRLLTWKRGQ
- a CDS encoding YraN family protein; this encodes MTKPESPTPTPPLKARGFRDRRVAEASGRRGERLAGWWLRLKGWRILDRRVRTPAGEVDLVARRGNLIAFVEVKMRKTSADLDFAIDERRLSRVAAAAEYLMARYAGPGDDIRVDVILLAPGTRPRHIENAWIG
- the gshB gene encoding glutathione synthase, producing MLTVAVQMDPLDSINIAGDSTFALMLSAQARGHSLFHYTAEDLNYSDGRVWTRAHPVTVRRVAGDHFTFGESVSLDLGKQADVVLMRQDPPFDLGYITATHLLERIAHETLVVNDPANVRNAPEKVFVLDYARFMPPTLVTRSLDEARAFLATHGEIVVKPLHGNGGKAIFKVGSDGANLSALIEVFNTAYREPHMIQAFLPDVAKGDKRIVLVDGEVAGAINRVPGAGEIRSNLAVGGSAEKTVLTPEEQEICAVLGPELKKRGLLFVGIDVIGGKWLTEINVTSPTGIVAIERFDGTDVAGLIWEAIEAKVGRA
- a CDS encoding pentapeptide repeat-containing protein, producing MDDLFFDRTVRERVMRRADVEDLIPSSSPASLIDCDLEEADLAGLNLSGWTFERCTLRRADFAGSKLERTAWRSCRGAFATFIGADLGDATFVASDFNNCVLRRSTLTTATFERCKLTGADLTDARALGVRFDETLLIHAKLPGYSFHKQTLKKIDFAQADLRKCDFRAAIFENCSLREATMTGSRFEGADLRGADLGGLRLVDAHLFRGATISRDQAALLVNELGLNVL